Proteins co-encoded in one Flavobacterium fluviale genomic window:
- a CDS encoding peptidase domain-containing ABC transporter: MTPLKRFYNLLQLDKRDVYQIIFYAAFGGLVNLSLPLGIQAIINFIQSGQLSVSWIVLVVLVTIGVGFGGILTILQLRIVENLQQRIFVRSSFEFAYRMPLIKFKEMYSEYAPEKANRFFDTLMVQKGTAKLLLDFCTAFLQVGLGIILLVLYHSFFMVIGLLFIVILYVIFKFSYKDGLETSLNESKFKYKVAAWLQEIARNRESFRRKGAFEYALDRNDGYVSQYVNYREKHFQVMKKQYIQLTIFKVIVTAALLSIGGFLVIHHQMNIGQFVAAEIVIVLLINSVEKIIFGLESFYDVLTSVEKIGQVTDMEISCIPQTSDKTEKGINIETESISYHYPEHGKKSLKNINLKISQGEKIILTGTNGAGKSTLLRLLSGVLEPESGAMYVTDNYMNRLNEDTYRAQAGTFLQGDTLFAGTIRENIVFGNETLNSDDLKWALDNVGLTPYIKTFENGLDNQIHPGGRELSASDVQKILLARSIVGKPNILFLEDPVDKMDELTSNKIVDFLLSDENDWTVIVTSKSDIWKSKCSRMITIDDGKIINDIKL, encoded by the coding sequence ATGACACCATTAAAACGTTTTTATAACTTATTGCAGCTCGATAAGCGCGATGTATATCAAATTATCTTCTATGCTGCTTTTGGAGGGTTAGTCAACCTTTCACTCCCTTTGGGAATCCAGGCTATTATTAATTTTATTCAAAGCGGACAGCTGAGCGTTTCTTGGATCGTTCTCGTAGTTTTAGTTACAATTGGAGTTGGTTTTGGCGGGATTTTAACGATCTTACAGCTTCGTATAGTAGAAAATCTGCAGCAGCGAATTTTCGTTCGTTCTTCATTTGAATTTGCATACAGAATGCCTTTAATTAAATTTAAAGAAATGTATTCTGAATATGCGCCCGAAAAAGCCAATCGTTTCTTTGATACTCTTATGGTGCAGAAAGGAACGGCAAAATTACTGCTTGATTTCTGTACAGCATTTCTTCAAGTGGGTCTGGGTATTATTTTATTAGTACTGTACCATTCATTCTTTATGGTTATCGGACTTCTTTTCATTGTTATCTTATATGTCATTTTTAAGTTTTCGTACAAAGATGGTCTCGAAACCAGTTTGAACGAATCGAAGTTTAAATATAAGGTGGCAGCATGGCTTCAGGAAATTGCCCGCAATAGAGAAAGTTTCCGCAGAAAAGGTGCTTTTGAATATGCCTTAGATAGAAATGACGGCTATGTAAGCCAATATGTAAATTACCGTGAAAAGCACTTTCAGGTAATGAAAAAACAATATATACAGCTGACTATTTTTAAAGTAATTGTTACCGCTGCCTTATTGTCTATCGGTGGTTTTCTGGTAATTCACCACCAAATGAACATAGGGCAGTTCGTAGCAGCTGAAATTGTAATCGTATTATTGATTAACTCTGTTGAGAAAATTATCTTCGGACTGGAATCTTTCTACGATGTTTTGACTTCTGTTGAAAAAATTGGACAGGTTACTGACATGGAGATTTCATGTATTCCGCAGACTTCTGATAAAACGGAAAAAGGAATTAATATCGAAACAGAAAGCATCAGTTACCATTATCCAGAACATGGCAAAAAATCGCTTAAGAATATTAATTTGAAAATTTCTCAGGGCGAAAAAATTATTCTTACAGGAACAAACGGAGCTGGAAAAAGTACTTTATTGCGACTTCTCTCTGGAGTTTTAGAGCCAGAAAGCGGCGCTATGTATGTTACCGATAATTATATGAACCGTCTTAACGAAGATACTTACAGAGCTCAGGCGGGGACTTTTCTTCAAGGCGATACACTTTTTGCGGGTACAATCCGCGAGAATATTGTTTTCGGAAACGAGACATTAAACAGTGATGATTTAAAATGGGCTTTAGATAATGTTGGTTTAACGCCATATATTAAAACTTTTGAGAACGGACTCGATAATCAAATTCATCCAGGCGGACGCGAACTTTCTGCTTCAGATGTACAGAAGATTCTTTTGGCCAGAAGTATAGTTGGGAAACCGAATATCTTATTCTTGGAAGATCCTGTTGATAAAATGGACGAATTAACTTCGAACAAAATTGTTGATTTTTTACTTTCTGATGAAAACGACTGGACTGTAATTGTAACTTCTAAAAGTGATATTTGGAAAAGCAAATGCAGCCGTATGATCACGATTGATGACGGAAAAATTATTAACGACATAAAGCTTTAA
- a CDS encoding YggS family pyridoxal phosphate-dependent enzyme has protein sequence MKNDIIFNLLKVHQRIENACKISGRNPKDVQLLLATKTVPAAKIKIAIEAGETLMGENKMQELRDKDFELKNMPVERHFIGHLQTNKVKDVLKYVSCIQSVDRLNLADELHKQLQNQNRKLDIFVQVNTSYEESKFGLPPDEVLSFIKKIKSYETLNIKGLMTIGLLDVEKQKMIPSLRLLRTIRDEIYAEGIEGLTDLKLSMGMSQDLELAIAEGSNIVRIGTSIFGNRFLGKEIWNENIAE, from the coding sequence ATGAAAAACGATATAATTTTTAATTTACTAAAGGTGCATCAGCGTATTGAAAATGCCTGTAAAATCTCCGGACGAAATCCGAAAGATGTACAGCTTTTATTGGCCACAAAGACAGTTCCTGCTGCAAAAATTAAAATTGCAATAGAGGCTGGTGAAACTTTGATGGGCGAAAATAAAATGCAGGAATTACGGGATAAAGATTTTGAGTTGAAAAATATGCCTGTCGAGCGTCATTTTATTGGTCATCTTCAAACTAATAAAGTCAAAGATGTTTTAAAATATGTAAGTTGCATTCAGTCTGTTGACCGATTAAATCTTGCTGATGAACTGCATAAGCAATTACAAAATCAAAACAGAAAACTGGACATTTTTGTGCAGGTCAATACTTCTTACGAAGAGAGCAAATTCGGATTACCGCCAGATGAAGTTTTGTCTTTCATTAAAAAAATTAAAAGCTACGAAACCTTAAATATCAAAGGTTTAATGACAATTGGTTTACTAGATGTTGAAAAACAAAAAATGATTCCATCGTTACGACTTTTAAGAACAATTCGCGACGAAATTTATGCGGAGGGAATTGAAGGATTAACCGATTTAAAACTTTCTATGGGAATGTCTCAAGATCTTGAACTTGCGATTGCAGAAGGCTCCAATATAGTTAGGATTGGAACGTCTATCTTCGGAAACCGTTTCTTAGGAAAGGAAATCTGGAATGAAAACATTGCAGAATAA
- a CDS encoding DUF1810 domain-containing protein, with product MIYAKNDLTRFLDAQNKLYLTALSEIKKGKKETHWMWFIFPQIKGLGKSALSDYYAVADLKEATEFLNHPILAKHLIEISKLLLTLKKKSAEGILGELGARKLHSSMSLFVQVENADPVFQEVLDTFFYGHLDQMTLNFTKKAVRQPEAVLS from the coding sequence ATGATCTACGCAAAAAATGATTTGACCCGATTTTTAGATGCACAAAATAAACTTTATCTGACTGCTCTTTCTGAGATAAAAAAAGGAAAAAAAGAAACACACTGGATGTGGTTTATTTTTCCGCAGATAAAAGGATTGGGAAAAAGTGCACTCTCTGATTATTATGCAGTTGCAGATCTTAAAGAGGCAACTGAATTTTTAAATCACCCGATTTTAGCCAAACATTTAATTGAAATCTCAAAATTACTTTTGACTTTAAAGAAAAAGTCAGCAGAAGGTATTTTGGGAGAACTTGGTGCAAGAAAACTTCATTCGTCAATGAGTTTATTTGTTCAAGTAGAAAATGCTGATCCTGTTTTTCAAGAAGTTCTGGATACTTTTTTCTACGGACATTTAGATCAAATGACTTTAAACTTTACTAAAAAAGCCGTTAGACAGCCAGAAGCTGTTCTTTCTTAA
- a CDS encoding HlyD family secretion protein: MLNISKDNNVLITPGKYKSITSVARRPHYRILNKVIIGFLIFLVCCLFLPWTQNISGSGSVTTLKPDQRPQTVHNAIAGRIEKWYVKEGDYVKKGDTVLFISEIKEDYLDPNLVANTKEQVDAKKMAAESYGDKVGSLDVQAQSLTTERQLKLQQAQNKIRQAQLKIKSDSMDLVAVRTQLRIAKTQFDRSTALNKEGLKPMTDVEQKRLKLQESEAYIITQENKLLSSRNELINAKVEINRITAEYAEKISKSRSDKFTALSTQYDTEAQVNKLENQYTNYRLRNGLYYITAPQSGYVNRALLAGLGETIKEGTPVVSIMPSKYDIAVETYVDPIDLPLVHRGAKVRVWFDGWPRIVFSGWPGLSYGTYGGKVVAIENFISPNGKYRILVSPDGADRHWPKELSIGAGAQSIALLETVSVWYEIWRNLNGFPPNYYNSGEKEEKGKEKK; the protein is encoded by the coding sequence ATGCTCAATATATCCAAAGATAATAACGTACTTATAACTCCGGGCAAATACAAATCGATTACAAGCGTTGCCCGCAGACCACATTATAGAATTTTAAATAAAGTCATAATCGGATTTTTGATTTTTCTTGTCTGCTGTCTTTTTCTGCCTTGGACACAGAATATTTCAGGAAGCGGTTCTGTGACAACTTTAAAACCAGATCAAAGACCGCAAACGGTTCACAATGCGATTGCAGGCCGTATTGAAAAATGGTATGTAAAAGAAGGTGATTATGTAAAAAAAGGAGATACTGTTCTTTTCATTTCAGAGATCAAAGAAGATTATTTAGATCCAAATTTGGTTGCAAATACCAAAGAACAAGTTGATGCTAAAAAAATGGCAGCAGAATCTTACGGCGACAAAGTAGGTTCTCTTGACGTTCAGGCACAGTCGCTTACAACAGAAAGACAATTGAAATTGCAGCAGGCGCAGAATAAAATTCGTCAGGCACAGCTGAAAATAAAAAGTGACAGTATGGACCTTGTTGCAGTAAGAACGCAGCTGCGAATTGCAAAAACACAATTCGATCGTTCTACAGCATTAAATAAAGAAGGTTTAAAACCAATGACAGATGTCGAGCAGAAAAGATTAAAACTGCAAGAATCTGAAGCATATATTATTACACAGGAAAACAAACTTTTAAGCAGCAGAAACGAACTGATAAACGCTAAAGTTGAAATCAATAGAATTACGGCTGAATATGCTGAAAAAATATCAAAATCAAGAAGTGATAAATTTACAGCTTTAAGTACACAGTACGATACAGAAGCTCAGGTAAATAAACTGGAAAATCAGTATACCAATTACAGATTGAGAAATGGTTTATATTACATTACAGCACCTCAGAGCGGTTATGTCAATCGTGCTTTGCTGGCTGGTCTTGGAGAAACTATTAAAGAAGGAACACCAGTTGTCAGTATTATGCCGTCTAAATATGATATTGCGGTAGAAACTTACGTAGATCCTATCGATTTACCGCTTGTTCACCGCGGTGCAAAAGTTCGTGTTTGGTTTGACGGATGGCCTAGAATCGTATTTTCTGGATGGCCGGGATTATCATACGGGACTTATGGAGGTAAAGTCGTGGCGATAGAAAACTTTATTAGTCCAAACGGGAAATACAGAATTTTGGTTTCGCCGGATGGAGCAGATCGTCACTGGCCAAAAGAATTAAGTATTGGTGCCGGAGCACAAAGTATTGCTTTGCTCGAAACGGTTTCTGTATGGTATGAAATTTGGCGAAACTTAAATGGTTTCCCGCCAAACTATTACAATTCAGGTGAAAAAGAAGAAAAAGGAAAGGAGAAAAAATAA
- the nagA gene encoding N-acetylglucosamine-6-phosphate deacetylase yields MKQAIVNAVVHTGDEIVENGVVIVENGIVISVQNKIPNDIEKIDLGGSHLAAGFIDIQINGGEKFYFSQTPNEETIQDIYDSSLKYGTTHVLPCLISSSRETILEGIEAVRAYMKKYNNGVIGMHLEGPFLNPLRRGAHSMDQVRKPTNEELKEIIEKGKDVIKVITIAPECFTEEQLNMLIESGITISIGHSTITHKEAQFYFSKGINLVTHLFNAMTQFGHREPGLVGAVFENEEVYAPVILDGVHCDYAAAKVAYKLKKDKFFLISDATFLGRKVSNFKWENFDAHLENGFYRNEDGNLAGAAISMAEAVQNAYNHLHVTADEAVKMASSRVAAAIGMQDKIGKIKVGFPASFVKFNADLSRIETLDLT; encoded by the coding sequence ATGAAGCAGGCAATTGTAAATGCTGTTGTGCATACAGGTGACGAAATAGTGGAGAATGGAGTTGTAATTGTAGAAAACGGAATTGTTATTTCGGTTCAAAATAAAATTCCAAATGATATCGAAAAAATTGATTTAGGCGGCAGTCATCTTGCAGCTGGTTTTATAGATATTCAGATTAATGGCGGCGAAAAGTTTTATTTCAGTCAGACTCCAAACGAGGAAACTATTCAGGATATTTACGATTCAAGCTTGAAATACGGCACAACACATGTTTTACCTTGTTTGATTTCTTCTTCAAGAGAAACCATTTTAGAAGGAATTGAAGCCGTTCGTGCGTACATGAAAAAGTATAATAATGGCGTTATCGGAATGCATTTGGAAGGTCCGTTTTTAAATCCGTTAAGGCGTGGCGCTCACAGTATGGATCAAGTTCGAAAACCAACAAATGAGGAACTGAAAGAAATTATCGAAAAAGGAAAAGATGTCATAAAAGTAATTACCATCGCTCCCGAGTGTTTTACAGAAGAACAGTTAAATATGCTCATCGAAAGCGGTATCACAATCTCAATAGGACATTCGACCATAACCCATAAAGAAGCACAGTTTTATTTTTCCAAAGGAATAAATCTTGTAACGCATTTATTTAACGCCATGACACAGTTTGGGCATCGCGAACCAGGTTTGGTTGGGGCAGTTTTTGAAAACGAAGAAGTTTACGCTCCAGTTATTCTGGACGGCGTACATTGTGATTATGCAGCGGCCAAAGTGGCTTACAAACTTAAAAAAGACAAATTCTTTCTAATCAGCGATGCAACTTTTTTAGGCCGAAAAGTATCCAATTTTAAATGGGAAAATTTTGATGCTCATTTAGAAAATGGTTTCTACAGAAATGAAGACGGCAATCTGGCCGGTGCGGCAATATCAATGGCAGAAGCAGTGCAAAATGCCTATAATCATCTTCATGTTACAGCAGATGAAGCTGTAAAAATGGCATCTTCAAGAGTTGCAGCAGCAATTGGGATGCAGGATAAAATCGGAAAAATTAAAGTTGGATTTCCTGCATCATTTGTAAAATTTAATGCTGATTTATCTAGAATCGAAACGTTAGATTTAACGTAA
- the pdxR gene encoding MocR-like pyridoxine biosynthesis transcription factor PdxR, producing the protein MLRPWSLEIQLDKKSDKAVYLQIADAVIDAVKIGKLVSGNALPGSRQLAQLLKVNRNTVVEALDVLTAEGWLITIDRKGTFVTDSLPQLIPSSKTKNDIKTTVEEPKSFLVFDDGLPDSRLAPMNDLARAYRELFSRKSRWQIMGYSSELGNLEFRKSIAQMLNFKRGMSISQDQICITRGSQMAMYLASHCLLNSGDAILIENPGYKPAWDAFENAGAKLLPVDVDSDGLNIEQVEDYLQKHSNIKAIYVTPHHQFPTTVTLSLKKRLKLIELSNQYGFTIIEDDYDNEFHFGQRPILPISSYSGLRNYIYIGTFSKIVAPALRIGYLVSTAENIQKIGNHRKIIDVQGDNIMEEAILNLINEGKIKRHLKKANLVYKTKRDYFESILNQYLQNKITFTKPEGGLAFWIVPKSEINVLEVYEKLKSQGIQIMSPEKFSYEKPIKGFRLGYASLSEKQMEEGLKALSRLL; encoded by the coding sequence ATGCTTCGTCCTTGGTCCTTAGAAATTCAGCTAGACAAAAAATCAGATAAAGCAGTTTATCTGCAAATTGCCGATGCTGTAATTGATGCCGTAAAAATAGGAAAATTGGTAAGCGGTAATGCGCTTCCGGGAAGCAGGCAGCTTGCCCAACTTTTAAAAGTCAATAGAAATACTGTTGTGGAAGCTTTGGATGTATTGACTGCAGAAGGCTGGCTGATAACCATTGACCGAAAAGGAACTTTTGTAACAGATTCACTTCCACAATTAATTCCTTCTTCCAAAACTAAAAACGATATAAAAACTACGGTTGAAGAACCCAAAAGTTTTTTAGTTTTTGATGACGGACTTCCAGACAGCCGACTTGCCCCAATGAATGATTTGGCAAGAGCCTATCGCGAATTGTTCAGTCGGAAATCGCGCTGGCAGATTATGGGCTACAGCAGTGAATTGGGAAATTTGGAATTTAGAAAATCGATTGCTCAAATGCTGAATTTTAAACGCGGCATGAGTATCTCTCAAGATCAAATCTGCATTACTCGCGGCAGCCAGATGGCGATGTATCTTGCTTCGCATTGTCTTCTGAATTCTGGAGATGCTATCTTAATCGAAAATCCTGGATATAAACCCGCTTGGGATGCCTTTGAAAATGCAGGCGCAAAATTGCTTCCTGTTGATGTGGATTCTGACGGATTAAATATCGAGCAAGTCGAAGACTATCTTCAAAAACATTCTAATATAAAAGCGATTTATGTTACACCTCATCATCAATTTCCGACTACTGTAACTTTATCTTTAAAAAAGAGATTAAAATTGATCGAATTATCCAATCAATATGGTTTTACTATTATTGAGGATGATTATGATAATGAATTTCATTTCGGACAAAGACCAATTCTTCCAATTTCCAGTTATTCGGGTTTGAGAAACTACATATATATTGGGACTTTTAGTAAGATCGTTGCTCCCGCGCTGCGGATTGGTTATTTAGTGAGTACTGCTGAAAATATTCAGAAAATAGGAAATCATAGAAAAATTATCGATGTCCAGGGCGATAATATTATGGAAGAAGCGATTTTAAATCTTATTAATGAAGGGAAAATAAAACGGCATCTTAAGAAAGCCAATTTAGTTTACAAAACCAAAAGAGATTATTTCGAAAGTATTTTAAATCAATATCTTCAAAACAAAATCACTTTTACCAAACCAGAAGGAGGTTTAGCTTTTTGGATCGTTCCTAAATCAGAAATAAATGTTTTGGAAGTTTACGAAAAACTAAAATCACAAGGCATTCAGATTATGAGTCCAGAAAAATTTAGTTATGAGAAACCTATTAAAGGATTTCGTCTTGGTTATGCTTCTCTTTCAGAAAAACAAATGGAAGAAGGTTTAAAAGCGCTTTCAAGATTACTATAA
- a CDS encoding TolC family protein, which translates to MRNLVKLLSFLFLLSFSSLQSQNFNEEELSFSEFLGYVKKYHPLVKQANLEVSNAQARLMAARGGFDPKIEVDYNKKEFKGTEYYSLLNSSFKIPTWYGIEIKAGFDDTDGQYYNPQNRTPEPGLTSLGISVALGQGMFINQRMADLREGKLQVKLSDAERKLRAIAVLYKASEAYFDWRRSYNEAELYKNYLGFASTRFSGVKKLIESGDSPAIDSVEARITVRNRELNVENANLKLAKAKLNLANYLWIENVPVELGDFVKPEQNLGQTIEETLRTDAMMVDVESLDSHPKIQSLETKMSILEVNRQLKANSLLPKVNVGYNYISEPQYWNTFNADDYKFNIDFSFPIFLRKERGNLKMAKIKIQDLQFDIGQQRLELKNKIKAQQTEIASLRRQKTVIDNLVNDYMTMLDSEEKLFSFGESSIFLINSRENNLVSAKLSQISLENQFYLSNAELYKILANPD; encoded by the coding sequence ATGAGAAATCTTGTAAAATTGCTTTCTTTCTTATTTCTACTGAGTTTTTCTTCGCTTCAAAGTCAGAATTTTAACGAAGAAGAGCTGAGTTTCAGCGAGTTCTTAGGATACGTTAAAAAATACCATCCGCTCGTAAAACAAGCCAATCTTGAAGTAAGCAATGCGCAGGCGAGATTAATGGCGGCGCGTGGGGGCTTTGATCCAAAAATTGAAGTAGATTATAATAAGAAAGAATTTAAAGGAACCGAATATTATTCATTATTAAACAGCAGTTTCAAAATTCCAACTTGGTACGGAATAGAAATTAAAGCTGGTTTTGATGACACAGACGGACAATATTACAACCCGCAGAATCGTACGCCGGAACCAGGTTTAACATCGCTCGGAATCAGCGTTGCTTTAGGACAGGGAATGTTTATCAATCAGCGAATGGCTGATTTGAGAGAAGGAAAACTTCAGGTTAAATTAAGTGATGCCGAAAGAAAACTAAGAGCTATCGCCGTTTTGTACAAAGCTAGTGAAGCTTATTTCGACTGGAGAAGAAGCTACAACGAAGCGGAATTGTATAAAAATTACTTAGGCTTTGCAAGTACACGTTTTTCTGGCGTTAAAAAATTAATTGAATCTGGAGATTCGCCTGCAATTGACAGCGTTGAAGCTCGAATTACGGTAAGAAACAGAGAATTAAATGTAGAAAATGCAAATCTGAAACTGGCAAAAGCAAAACTTAATCTGGCTAATTATTTGTGGATCGAAAATGTTCCGGTTGAATTAGGAGATTTTGTAAAACCAGAGCAGAATTTAGGTCAGACGATTGAAGAAACTTTAAGAACAGATGCTATGATGGTTGATGTTGAATCGCTGGATTCGCATCCGAAAATACAATCGTTAGAAACTAAAATGTCTATTTTGGAAGTGAACAGGCAGTTAAAAGCAAATTCACTTCTGCCTAAAGTAAATGTTGGTTACAATTATATTTCAGAACCGCAATACTGGAATACTTTTAATGCAGATGATTATAAGTTTAATATCGATTTTAGTTTTCCTATTTTCTTAAGAAAAGAAAGAGGAAATTTAAAAATGGCTAAAATTAAAATTCAGGATCTGCAGTTCGACATTGGACAGCAGCGATTGGAACTTAAAAATAAAATAAAAGCACAGCAGACAGAAATCGCATCTTTAAGAAGACAGAAAACTGTAATCGATAATCTTGTTAACGATTATATGACAATGCTGGATTCAGAAGAGAAACTGTTTTCATTTGGAGAAAGTTCTATTTTCTTAATTAATTCGAGAGAAAATAATCTGGTAAGTGCCAAGTTATCTCAAATCAGTTTAGAAAATCAGTTTTATCTTTCTAATGCCGAGTTGTACAAAATATTGGCAAATCCAGACTAA
- the metN gene encoding methionine ABC transporter ATP-binding protein MetN encodes MIELKNVTKTFHQKDRIVAALSDVSLRVPPGKIFGVIGTSGAGKSTLIRCVNLLERPTSGEIIVDGKALMQLSNSELAIERRQIGMIFQHFNLLSSRTVFENVAFPLELAGTSKTEIKTRVLELLQLVGLAEKANDFPASLSGGQKQRVAIARTLANNPKVLLCDEATSALDPATTRSILNLLKDINKRLNITVLLITHQMEVVKSICDEVAVISHGKLIEQGSVGEIFADPKHELTREFISSSLHIDIPSVYQEKLKQEDNGTLNPLLKLEMTGKSVNEPVISEVSRLFDTDFKIVSAQMDQAGDVNFGVMLIELSGKRENYSAAIQYFNSKHIKTEIIGYV; translated from the coding sequence ATGATTGAATTAAAAAATGTAACCAAAACATTTCATCAGAAAGACAGAATTGTTGCTGCTTTATCTGATGTCTCGCTTAGAGTTCCTCCAGGGAAGATTTTTGGTGTAATTGGAACTTCTGGTGCTGGAAAAAGTACTTTAATTCGCTGTGTGAATTTATTGGAAAGACCAACTTCTGGAGAAATTATTGTAGACGGCAAAGCGCTTATGCAGTTATCAAATTCGGAACTGGCGATTGAAAGAAGACAAATCGGAATGATTTTTCAGCATTTTAATCTGCTTTCTTCGCGAACTGTTTTTGAAAATGTTGCTTTTCCATTGGAATTAGCAGGAACTTCAAAAACAGAAATTAAAACGCGTGTTTTAGAACTGCTTCAATTAGTTGGTTTAGCAGAAAAAGCAAATGATTTTCCTGCAAGTCTTTCGGGAGGCCAGAAACAAAGAGTTGCAATTGCAAGAACTTTAGCCAATAACCCGAAAGTGCTTTTGTGTGATGAAGCTACAAGCGCGCTGGATCCTGCAACTACCAGATCGATTTTAAATTTATTGAAAGACATTAACAAACGTCTGAATATTACCGTTTTATTGATAACGCACCAAATGGAAGTTGTAAAATCTATTTGTGATGAAGTGGCGGTAATCAGTCACGGAAAACTAATAGAGCAGGGAAGTGTGGGCGAAATCTTTGCCGATCCGAAACATGAATTGACTAGAGAGTTTATTTCATCTTCTTTACATATTGATATTCCATCCGTTTATCAGGAAAAACTAAAACAAGAAGATAACGGAACTTTGAACCCGTTATTGAAATTAGAAATGACTGGAAAATCGGTAAACGAACCTGTAATTTCTGAAGTATCAAGACTTTTTGATACTGATTTTAAAATTGTCAGTGCACAAATGGATCAGGCAGGCGACGTAAATTTTGGTGTAATGCTGATTGAATTATCAGGAAAACGCGAAAATTATAGTGCTGCGATTCAATATTTTAATTCAAAACATATTAAAACAGAAATTATAGGTTATGTCTGA
- a CDS encoding NHL repeat-containing protein, with amino-acid sequence MKNILPLILVLCFFTNCSKDDIESKNYDYYYPTEEAVLNTENIPGSTEAFDPKGIAVSNEKLYVVNGNVLEIFNAVTFAHIKTIKEYVKGTTTIPLTSLTSVAVDNGRIYVGSTESRLFVFDEITNAGISTVGNGQWWKTFVHVFGVVVKDGLIFVKEKEKFIKVFETSQITETSDWDLQPIAKLNTLNGYTEVYSMDVYGGSLVVAGRDAKSYLYYNIANIKANAAASLTTPIEPEKTQFLDIKPIAVSFSKDWAVTSENVGSASYLRLYPKEDFIKQNYKAVVNASDILGQNPFGTIVGTAQLNDVIFLSDNTNKKIRIIKLNKAVIAEQNN; translated from the coding sequence ATGAAAAATATTTTGCCCTTAATTCTTGTACTTTGCTTTTTTACCAATTGCAGCAAAGATGATATCGAATCTAAAAATTACGATTATTATTATCCTACTGAAGAAGCTGTTCTTAATACAGAAAATATTCCAGGAAGCACAGAAGCATTTGATCCTAAAGGAATAGCAGTCTCAAACGAGAAATTATATGTTGTTAATGGAAACGTTTTGGAGATTTTTAATGCTGTTACTTTCGCTCATATTAAAACGATAAAAGAATATGTAAAAGGAACAACTACAATTCCGTTAACGAGTTTGACTTCTGTTGCTGTTGACAATGGACGTATTTATGTTGGAAGCACCGAATCGAGATTGTTTGTTTTTGATGAAATAACAAATGCAGGAATCAGTACTGTTGGAAACGGACAATGGTGGAAGACTTTTGTACACGTTTTTGGCGTAGTTGTAAAAGACGGATTGATATTCGTGAAAGAAAAAGAAAAGTTCATCAAAGTATTTGAAACCTCTCAAATTACAGAGACAAGTGATTGGGATTTACAGCCTATTGCCAAACTAAATACTTTAAACGGTTATACAGAAGTATACTCTATGGATGTTTACGGCGGCAGTCTTGTGGTAGCAGGAAGAGATGCGAAAAGCTATTTGTACTATAATATTGCCAATATTAAAGCAAATGCAGCGGCATCTTTAACAACTCCTATCGAGCCTGAGAAAACACAATTTTTAGATATAAAACCAATTGCTGTTTCTTTCAGCAAAGATTGGGCAGTAACTTCAGAAAATGTGGGAAGTGCGTCGTATTTAAGATTATATCCAAAAGAAGATTTTATCAAACAAAATTACAAAGCGGTTGTAAACGCTTCGGATATTTTAGGACAAAATCCATTCGGAACTATTGTTGGAACGGCACAGCTTAATGATGTTATTTTTCTATCGGACAATACCAATAAAAAAATCAGGATTATAAAACTGAATAAAGCTGTTATTGCAGAGCAGAATAATTAG
- a CDS encoding DUF2024 family protein: MKIAVWDTYVTRKDGKIMHFDILVDENINDAEQVYEYGKKYLKSVAQEGQTLSSKECRFCHIDKAPIEVENQIRENGFSIIEMENCN; this comes from the coding sequence ATGAAAATAGCAGTTTGGGATACTTATGTAACCCGCAAAGACGGAAAAATTATGCATTTTGATATTTTGGTAGATGAAAATATTAATGATGCGGAACAAGTTTATGAATACGGAAAAAAATACCTGAAAAGTGTAGCGCAGGAAGGACAGACTTTATCTTCTAAAGAATGCCGTTTCTGTCACATCGATAAAGCACCGATTGAAGTTGAAAATCAAATTCGGGAAAATGGATTTTCTATTATTGAAATGGAAAATTGTAATTAA